The Mesorhizobium loti genome includes a region encoding these proteins:
- a CDS encoding glycosyltransferase family 1 protein: MRILMVTDAWRPQVNGVVHTLERLTETLKSFDVAVDFLTPNIFRTLPLPTYPDIRLALTTPGHVARLIDAGKADHIHIVTEGPLGIMARRYCRNAGRPFTTSYHTRFPEYLSARLPVPESWAYRWLRDFHNSGQGTLVATQSLADDLSARGFTKLRPWTRGVDTDHFRPDKKKDLGFPGPVFLCVGRVAIEKNLSAFLDLDLPGSKVIVGEGPELARLKAKYPQAHFLGHRPNDELAEIYASADVFVFPSRTDTFGNVIIEALASGTPVAAYPVTGPIDIVGDGFGGAVSNDLREASLAALNVDRAQARERAMRYSWKACAEMFLDTVEEALGTTRKLAA, encoded by the coding sequence ATGCGCATACTGATGGTCACCGACGCCTGGCGCCCGCAGGTCAACGGCGTCGTCCACACGCTGGAGCGGCTCACCGAAACGCTGAAATCCTTCGACGTCGCGGTGGATTTCCTGACGCCCAACATCTTTCGCACCTTGCCCCTGCCGACCTACCCCGACATCAGGCTGGCGCTGACCACGCCCGGCCATGTCGCGCGCCTGATCGACGCCGGCAAGGCCGACCACATCCACATCGTCACCGAGGGTCCGCTGGGCATCATGGCGCGGCGCTATTGCCGCAATGCCGGCCGGCCGTTCACCACCAGCTATCACACGCGCTTTCCTGAATATCTCAGCGCACGCCTGCCGGTGCCGGAGAGCTGGGCCTATCGCTGGCTGCGCGATTTCCACAATTCCGGCCAGGGCACGCTGGTCGCCACCCAGTCGCTCGCCGACGACCTCTCGGCGCGCGGCTTCACCAAGCTGCGGCCGTGGACGCGCGGCGTCGACACCGACCACTTTCGGCCGGACAAGAAGAAGGACCTCGGCTTCCCCGGTCCAGTCTTCCTCTGCGTCGGCCGCGTCGCCATCGAAAAGAACCTCTCCGCCTTCCTCGACCTCGACCTGCCGGGCAGCAAGGTGATCGTCGGCGAAGGCCCCGAGCTTGCCAGGCTCAAGGCGAAATACCCGCAAGCCCATTTCCTTGGCCACCGCCCCAATGACGAACTGGCCGAGATCTATGCCTCGGCCGACGTCTTCGTCTTCCCGAGCCGCACCGACACCTTCGGCAACGTCATCATCGAGGCGCTGGCCAGCGGCACGCCGGTTGCCGCCTATCCGGTGACCGGGCCGATCGACATCGTCGGCGACGGCTTTGGCGGCGCGGTGTCGAACGATCTGCGCGAGGCCTCACTTGCCGCCCTCAACGTCGACCGCGCGCAGGCACGCGAACGCGCCATGCGCTACAGCTGGAAAGCCTGCGCGGAGATGTTTCTCGACACAGTCGAGGAAGCGCTTGGCACG
- a CDS encoding two-component sensor histidine kinase: MPRAWNRFWRLVSLYMPKRLYARSLIIVIAPMILLQSVVAFVFMERHWATVTQRLSQATVRDIAAIIDLIETYPRDADYTNIIRIAQDRMQLKVDLLPPDPLPAPGPKPFFSILDDVLSSEITRQINRPFWIDTVGNSNIVEVRVQLENKVLRVFVRRSQAYASNTHIFLIWMVGTSLVLLMIAIPFLRNQIRPILTLAEAAESFGKGRPMPRDFRPRGAEEVRRAGFAFMQMRERIERQIEQRTAMLTGVSHDLRTILTRFKLQLALSGGKAETKAALDQDIDDMQSMLEGYLAFARGEASEDAGRFDLEAYFEKLDEEARLRKRKLSTTLAGDPDVHVRPNAFARLMSNVIGNAFRYAKTVEVNANHGRGSLLVTIDDDGPGIPADRREDVFKPFVRLDEARNLDASGTGLGLSIARDIARSHGGDITLEDSPLGGLRAIIKVPA, from the coding sequence GTGCCGCGCGCCTGGAACCGCTTCTGGCGCCTCGTCTCGCTCTATATGCCAAAGCGGCTCTATGCCCGCTCGCTGATCATCGTCATCGCGCCGATGATCCTGCTGCAATCGGTCGTCGCCTTTGTCTTCATGGAACGCCATTGGGCAACCGTGACGCAGCGCCTGTCGCAGGCCACCGTGCGCGACATCGCCGCCATCATCGACCTGATCGAAACCTATCCGCGCGATGCCGACTACACCAACATCATCCGCATCGCCCAGGACCGCATGCAGCTGAAGGTCGACCTGTTGCCGCCCGACCCACTGCCCGCGCCCGGCCCAAAGCCGTTCTTCTCGATTTTGGATGATGTTCTGTCGTCCGAGATCACCCGCCAGATCAACCGGCCGTTCTGGATCGACACGGTCGGCAATTCCAACATCGTCGAGGTGCGCGTCCAGCTTGAAAACAAGGTGCTGCGCGTCTTCGTGCGCCGCAGCCAGGCCTATGCCTCGAACACCCACATCTTCCTGATCTGGATGGTCGGCACCTCGCTGGTGCTGCTGATGATCGCCATTCCCTTCCTGCGCAACCAGATCCGGCCGATCCTGACGCTTGCCGAAGCCGCCGAAAGCTTCGGCAAGGGCCGGCCGATGCCGCGCGATTTCCGGCCGCGCGGCGCCGAGGAGGTCCGTCGTGCCGGCTTTGCCTTCATGCAGATGCGCGAGCGCATCGAGCGCCAGATCGAGCAACGCACCGCCATGCTGACCGGTGTCAGCCATGACCTGCGAACCATCCTCACCCGCTTCAAGCTGCAGCTTGCGCTTTCCGGCGGCAAGGCCGAGACCAAGGCGGCGCTCGACCAGGACATCGACGACATGCAGTCGATGCTCGAAGGCTATCTCGCCTTTGCCCGTGGCGAGGCTTCGGAAGACGCCGGGCGGTTCGATCTCGAGGCCTATTTCGAGAAGCTCGACGAGGAAGCCAGGCTGCGCAAGCGCAAGCTGTCGACGACGCTTGCCGGCGACCCCGATGTGCATGTGCGGCCGAACGCCTTTGCCCGGCTGATGTCCAACGTCATCGGCAACGCCTTCCGCTATGCGAAGACGGTGGAGGTCAACGCCAACCATGGCCGCGGCTCGCTGCTGGTCACCATCGACGACGACGGTCCGGGCATTCCCGCCGACCGGCGCGAAGACGTGTTCAAGCCCTTCGTGCGGCTCGACGAGGCGCGCAACCTCGACGCCAGCGGCACCGGGCTCGGCCTGTCGATTGCCCGCGACATTGCCCGCAGCCATGGCGGCGACATCACCCTTGAAGACAGCCCGCTCGGCGGACTTCGCGCTATCATCAAGGTTCCGGCATAG
- a CDS encoding response regulator transcription factor, translating to MESTERVDHAAAPDDDAPHLLVVDDDTRIRNLLKQYLTENGFRVTVAGNAGEARRKLAGLDFDLLVLDVMMPGETGVDLTKSLRAEKNVPILMLTALSETDSRISGLEAGADDYLPKPFDPRELILRINNILRRGGPATTPKVEQLVFGPYTFQIARRELKRGGEALKLTDREQEILAIFAARAGETIPRHELVGDDSEVGERTIDVQINRLRRKIERDPSNPVWLQTVRGIGYRLSVE from the coding sequence ATGGAGAGCACTGAACGGGTCGATCACGCGGCCGCACCGGACGACGACGCGCCACATCTGCTTGTGGTCGACGACGACACCCGCATCCGCAATCTTCTCAAGCAGTATCTGACCGAAAACGGCTTTCGCGTGACCGTCGCCGGCAATGCCGGCGAAGCCAGACGCAAGCTTGCCGGCCTCGACTTCGACCTTCTGGTGCTGGACGTCATGATGCCCGGCGAGACGGGCGTCGACCTGACCAAGTCGCTGCGGGCCGAAAAGAACGTACCGATCCTGATGCTGACCGCACTGTCGGAGACCGACAGCCGCATCTCAGGGCTTGAGGCCGGCGCCGACGACTATCTGCCAAAACCTTTCGATCCGCGCGAGCTGATCCTGCGCATCAACAACATCCTGCGCCGTGGCGGCCCGGCGACGACGCCCAAGGTCGAGCAGCTGGTCTTCGGCCCCTACACCTTCCAGATAGCCAGGCGCGAGTTGAAGCGCGGCGGCGAGGCGCTGAAGCTGACCGACCGCGAGCAGGAGATCCTGGCGATCTTCGCCGCAAGGGCCGGCGAGACGATACCCCGCCACGAGCTTGTCGGCGACGATTCGGAAGTCGGCGAGCGCACCATCGACGTCCAGATCAACCGGCTGCGCCGCAAGATCGAGCGCGATCCGTCCAATCCGGTCTGGCTGCAGACCGTACGCGGTATTGGGTATCGGCTCAGCGTGGAATAG
- a CDS encoding MarR family transcriptional regulator encodes MTDRSPAAGKPIRTAMSDEDGIDFAIIELLFFAYRDFTSDPDQILADYGFGRAHHRVLHFVNRRPGLTVAELLDVLKITKQSLARVLKQLIDTDHVVQLQGPRDRRQRELYPTAKGRALALALARPQSRRIHAALGDSGITERTLVERFLEAMVNPELRAQIDVGSVKMSGKSHGEH; translated from the coding sequence ATGACGGATCGAAGCCCAGCTGCCGGAAAACCGATCAGGACCGCGATGTCAGACGAGGACGGCATCGACTTCGCCATCATCGAGCTGCTCTTCTTCGCCTATCGTGACTTCACCTCCGATCCGGATCAGATCCTGGCCGATTACGGCTTCGGCCGGGCCCACCACCGGGTGCTGCATTTCGTCAACCGCAGGCCCGGCCTGACGGTCGCCGAACTGCTCGACGTGCTGAAGATCACCAAGCAGAGCCTGGCCCGCGTGCTCAAGCAATTGATCGACACCGACCATGTCGTGCAGTTGCAAGGTCCGCGCGACCGCCGCCAGCGCGAGCTTTATCCGACGGCCAAGGGCCGTGCGCTGGCGCTGGCGCTGGCGCGGCCACAGTCGCGCCGCATCCATGCTGCATTGGGAGATTCCGGAATAACCGAACGGACCTTGGTGGAACGGTTCCTCGAAGCGATGGTCAATCCGGAACTGAGGGCGCAGATCGACGTTGGGTCCGTAAAAATGTCAGGGAAAAGCCATGGAGAGCACTGA
- a CDS encoding branched-chain amino acid aminotransferase, producing the protein MASVPFDQLDGFIWMNGEFVQWGDAKIHVLTHGLHYASAVFEGERAYGGEIFKLNEHTERLHESARLLGFKIPYSVAELNDASTTLLKKQGFQDAYVRPIAWRGSEQMGVSAQNNRINCAIAIWQWPSYFDPAQKLKGIRLDVAEWRRPDPRTAPSKSKAAGLYMICTMSKHAAEAKGYADAMMLDWRGQVAEATGANIFFVKDGKIHTPKPDCFLDGITRRTVIGLARDRGLEVIERAILPEELEGFEQCFLTGTAAEVTPVSEIGPYRFEVGEIAKNLMNDYSAAVQPKHAIAAE; encoded by the coding sequence ATGGCATCCGTTCCCTTCGATCAACTGGATGGCTTCATCTGGATGAACGGCGAATTCGTCCAGTGGGGCGACGCCAAGATCCATGTGCTGACCCATGGCCTGCATTACGCCAGCGCCGTCTTCGAGGGCGAGCGCGCCTATGGCGGCGAGATCTTCAAGCTCAACGAACACACCGAGCGTCTGCATGAATCGGCGCGCCTGCTCGGCTTCAAGATTCCTTATTCGGTGGCCGAGCTCAACGACGCCTCCACCACGCTTCTCAAGAAGCAGGGTTTCCAGGACGCCTATGTCCGGCCGATCGCCTGGCGCGGCAGTGAACAGATGGGCGTTTCGGCGCAGAACAACCGTATCAACTGCGCCATCGCCATCTGGCAATGGCCGAGCTATTTCGATCCTGCGCAGAAGCTGAAAGGCATCCGTCTCGATGTGGCGGAATGGCGCCGGCCCGACCCGCGCACCGCGCCTTCCAAGTCGAAGGCCGCCGGCCTCTACATGATCTGCACCATGTCGAAGCATGCCGCCGAGGCCAAGGGCTATGCCGACGCCATGATGCTCGACTGGCGCGGCCAGGTCGCGGAAGCGACCGGCGCCAACATCTTCTTCGTCAAGGACGGCAAGATCCACACGCCCAAGCCCGACTGCTTCCTCGACGGCATCACCCGCCGCACGGTCATTGGCTTGGCCAGGGATCGCGGTCTGGAGGTGATCGAGCGCGCCATCCTGCCGGAAGAACTCGAGGGCTTCGAGCAATGCTTCCTGACCGGGACGGCAGCGGAAGTAACGCCGGTTTCGGAGATCGGACCTTACCGATTCGAGGTCGGTGAAATCGCCAAAAACCTTATGAATGACTATTCTGCCGCCGTTCAACCGAAGCACGCGATCGCCGCAGAATAA
- a CDS encoding MBL fold metallo-hydrolase, protein MGQLNAGIVPVTPFQQNCTILFDMDDKHGVVVDPGGDIDKVLAALKDNAISAGAIWITHGHIDHAGGAMELKEALGVEIVGPHEADKSLLDNLENQGRRYGIAGARNCVPDRFLIEGETVSFGGHVFEVLHCPGHAPGHVVYYNRAAKFAHVGDVLFRGSVGRTDLPGGDHAALIASIKDKLLPLGDDIGFICGHGPGGRFGEERRTNPFLV, encoded by the coding sequence ATGGGTCAGCTCAATGCCGGCATCGTGCCGGTCACACCGTTTCAGCAGAATTGCACCATCCTTTTCGACATGGACGACAAGCACGGTGTCGTCGTCGATCCGGGCGGCGACATCGACAAGGTGCTGGCGGCGCTGAAGGACAATGCGATATCGGCCGGAGCGATCTGGATAACGCATGGCCATATCGACCATGCCGGCGGGGCCATGGAGCTGAAGGAGGCGCTCGGCGTCGAGATCGTCGGCCCGCATGAGGCCGACAAGTCGCTGCTCGACAATCTGGAAAACCAGGGCAGACGCTACGGCATCGCTGGTGCACGCAACTGCGTGCCCGACCGGTTCCTGATCGAAGGCGAGACCGTGTCGTTCGGCGGCCATGTGTTCGAGGTGTTGCATTGCCCCGGCCATGCGCCTGGCCACGTCGTCTACTACAACCGCGCGGCCAAGTTCGCCCATGTCGGCGACGTGCTGTTCCGCGGTTCGGTCGGCCGCACCGACCTGCCGGGCGGCGACCATGCGGCGCTGATCGCCTCGATCAAGGACAAGCTCCTGCCGCTCGGCGACGACATCGGCTTCATCTGCGGCCACGGTCCCGGCGGCCGCTTCGGCGAGGAACGGCGGACCAATCCTTTTCTCGTTTAG
- a CDS encoding BA14K family protein codes for MNRIFKTAVLAAAVAATTLATLPAANARDWRRHGHHGNGDAIAAGVLGLAAGALIGGALANDRPPPDADRYYDDGYYDRDVVVRPAPVRRYYAEPRVVYADRYAEPWTRDWYEYCSDRYRSFNSRTGTFTGNDGEQHFCTAN; via the coding sequence ATGAACAGAATTTTCAAAACCGCCGTCCTGGCCGCCGCCGTAGCCGCCACCACGCTCGCGACCTTGCCCGCCGCCAATGCGCGCGACTGGCGCCGTCACGGCCATCACGGCAATGGCGATGCGATCGCCGCCGGCGTCCTTGGCCTCGCGGCCGGCGCGCTGATCGGTGGCGCGTTGGCCAATGACAGGCCCCCGCCCGACGCTGACCGCTACTACGATGACGGTTACTACGATCGTGACGTGGTGGTGCGCCCGGCCCCGGTCCGCCGCTACTATGCGGAGCCGAGGGTGGTCTACGCCGATCGCTATGCCGAGCCGTGGACGCGTGACTGGTACGAATACTGCTCGGACCGCTACCGCAGCTTCAATTCCCGCACCGGCACGTTCACCGGCAATGACGGCGAACAGCATTTCTGCACTGCCAACTAA
- a CDS encoding cold-shock protein, whose product MPQTGTVKFFNHAKGFGFITPDDGAKDVFVHISAVQASGLPGLEDGQKVSFDTEPDKRGKGPKAVNLAVG is encoded by the coding sequence ATGCCGCAGACCGGCACCGTCAAATTCTTCAACCATGCCAAGGGCTTCGGCTTCATCACGCCCGATGATGGCGCGAAGGATGTTTTCGTCCATATTTCAGCCGTGCAGGCGTCAGGTCTTCCCGGTCTCGAGGATGGCCAGAAAGTGTCATTCGACACCGAGCCGGACAAGCGCGGCAAGGGTCCGAAGGCCGTCAACCTGGCGGTCGGCTGA
- a CDS encoding cold-shock protein, protein MAQTGTVKFFNATKGFGFITPDGGAKDVFVHISAIEASGLRTLVDGQKVTFDVEPDRMGKGPKAVNLRAA, encoded by the coding sequence ATGGCCCAGACCGGCACCGTTAAATTCTTCAACGCGACCAAAGGCTTCGGTTTCATCACGCCCGATGGTGGCGCCAAGGACGTGTTCGTCCATATTTCCGCGATCGAGGCTTCGGGCCTGCGCACGCTCGTCGACGGCCAGAAGGTCACTTTCGACGTCGAGCCGGACCGCATGGGCAAAGGCCCCAAGGCCGTCAACCTCCGCGCTGCCTGA
- a CDS encoding peptidase yields the protein MKFLAAIFSRQGFAILLLSAILAACTVVVDEGPGPRPRPPRPEPQYCSKQYEPVCARRGGDRQTFANACLADRAGYRIVRDGPCRDGGGGGGGGGEEQTFCTREYAPVCARRHGEMRTFPNSCEARASDYRVVGDGPC from the coding sequence ATGAAATTTCTGGCGGCAATCTTTTCGCGACAGGGTTTTGCCATCCTGTTGCTGTCGGCAATTCTTGCCGCCTGCACCGTCGTGGTCGATGAGGGACCAGGGCCGCGTCCACGCCCGCCACGGCCCGAACCGCAATATTGCAGCAAGCAGTACGAGCCGGTCTGTGCCCGACGCGGCGGTGACCGCCAGACCTTCGCCAATGCCTGTCTTGCCGACCGGGCCGGCTATCGCATCGTGCGCGACGGTCCGTGCCGCGACGGTGGTGGCGGCGGTGGCGGCGGTGGCGAAGAGCAGACGTTCTGCACCCGCGAATATGCGCCGGTGTGCGCTCGCCGGCACGGCGAGATGCGTACCTTCCCCAATTCCTGCGAAGCCCGTGCCTCGGACTATCGCGTCGTTGGCGACGGACCGTGCTGA
- a CDS encoding EAL domain-containing protein, giving the protein MDRSRIIVTAVVLAMLGAIVPIAAMFHLAWIQAVQKEHERLQLFASRAIARADISLNDATAALRQIDQFTGIRCSADHIARMRQLTINTRPIEEMGYFENGLLKCSSWGLTEGRVAQSTPDFTTRNGIAVTARMQPVMSEGHSLMALQYRDHNVLVDPVRFVDVIVDPGVQLALSTQTGILLGALNGPDPARIEKIIAGPGEGIDDDLLFATARGTGWIAVATEPTSQILDSVRQQRLLLLPLGAFMAAFIIGMVVWLSRRRLSPLGELQIAVRKREFIVHYQPIVELRTGNCIGAEALVRWKRPNGSLVRPDLFIPLAEESGLITAITDQVIAMVVFDLNRLLVADRSLHIAINLSAADVSTARVLPIIEKALQHTGIQPQQIWLEATERGFVDINSARSTLARARELGHAVAIDDFGTGYSSLSYLEGLPLDALKIDKSFIDTISTNSATSSVTPHIIDMAKTLKLKIVAEGVETQAQADYLAERDVDYGQGWLFAKAMPASEFITYCRRVKLPA; this is encoded by the coding sequence ATGGACAGGTCGCGCATCATCGTGACGGCGGTGGTGTTGGCCATGCTGGGCGCCATCGTGCCCATCGCGGCGATGTTTCACCTTGCATGGATCCAGGCCGTCCAAAAGGAACACGAACGGCTGCAGCTGTTCGCCAGCCGCGCCATTGCCAGGGCCGACATCTCGCTCAACGATGCCACCGCCGCCTTGCGCCAGATCGACCAGTTCACCGGCATCCGCTGTTCGGCGGACCACATAGCCCGGATGCGGCAACTCACCATCAACACACGCCCTATCGAAGAGATGGGCTATTTCGAAAACGGCCTGCTCAAATGCTCTTCCTGGGGACTGACCGAAGGGCGCGTTGCGCAATCCACCCCGGACTTCACCACCAGGAACGGCATTGCCGTCACCGCCCGCATGCAGCCGGTGATGAGCGAGGGCCATTCGCTGATGGCGCTGCAATACAGGGACCACAACGTCCTTGTCGATCCGGTACGCTTTGTCGACGTCATAGTCGATCCCGGTGTCCAGCTCGCTTTGTCGACGCAAACGGGCATTCTGCTTGGCGCGCTGAACGGGCCGGATCCCGCCCGCATCGAGAAGATCATCGCCGGCCCCGGCGAAGGCATCGATGACGATCTCCTGTTTGCCACCGCGCGCGGCACGGGCTGGATCGCTGTCGCCACCGAGCCGACAAGCCAGATCCTGGACAGCGTTCGCCAGCAGCGGCTGCTCCTGCTCCCGCTCGGCGCCTTCATGGCCGCCTTCATCATCGGCATGGTTGTCTGGCTGTCGCGAAGGCGGCTTTCACCGCTTGGAGAATTGCAGATCGCCGTGCGCAAGCGCGAATTCATCGTTCACTACCAGCCGATCGTCGAACTCAGGACCGGCAATTGCATCGGGGCGGAAGCGCTGGTGCGCTGGAAGCGGCCGAACGGTTCCCTGGTCCGGCCCGATCTTTTCATTCCGCTGGCGGAAGAGAGCGGCCTGATCACGGCGATCACCGATCAGGTCATTGCAATGGTTGTGTTCGACCTCAACAGGCTTCTGGTCGCCGATCGCTCGCTTCACATTGCCATCAATCTCAGCGCAGCCGATGTCAGCACGGCGCGGGTCCTGCCCATTATCGAAAAGGCCTTGCAGCACACCGGGATCCAGCCCCAGCAGATCTGGCTCGAGGCGACGGAGCGCGGGTTTGTCGATATCAACTCGGCGCGTTCGACGCTCGCTCGTGCCCGCGAACTTGGCCACGCAGTGGCAATCGACGACTTCGGCACCGGCTACTCCAGCCTGTCCTATCTCGAAGGGCTGCCACTCGATGCGCTCAAGATCGACAAATCGTTCATCGACACGATCAGCACGAATTCCGCCACCAGTTCCGTCACCCCGCACATCATCGACATGGCCAAGACGCTGAAGCTGAAGATCGTCGCCGAAGGCGTGGAGACGCAGGCACAGGCCGACTACCTCGCGGAGCGCGACGTCGACTACGGCCAGGGCTGGCTGTTCGCCAAAGCCATGCCTGCATCCGAGTTCATCACTTACTGTCGCCGGGTGAAACTGCCGGCTTAA
- a CDS encoding cold-shock protein → MNTGTVKFYNGQKGFGFIQPTDGGKDVFVHVSALERAGFPGLAEGQKLQFELERDTKGRESAANLQLI, encoded by the coding sequence ATGAACACCGGAACCGTGAAGTTCTACAATGGCCAGAAAGGCTTCGGCTTCATTCAGCCAACCGATGGCGGCAAGGACGTTTTCGTCCATGTCAGCGCGCTGGAGCGTGCCGGCTTCCCCGGCCTCGCCGAAGGCCAGAAGCTGCAGTTCGAGTTGGAGCGTGACACCAAGGGCCGCGAGTCGGCCGCCAATTTGCAATTGATCTGA
- a CDS encoding tetratricopeptide repeat protein, producing the protein MQQALQLHQAGRRQEAETIYRQVLARQPKHAAAAHFLGLLLHQTGRSEEGLDLIERSVSMQPTNPDFLNNFGTVMRDLGRLAAAIDFFRGAVDLRPDQLAARDNLGSSLKQVGQFEEAEEIYRGTVARNPFHVRARIGLAETLQEAGRLDEALAAFGEALAIRPKDADLLHGLGVGLMEKGKLDEAADLFRQALAINPAMATAWLMLTQVKRQKERDSELTSMEAQHAKAPQDSLSRMQLSFGLGKANDDLKDYGRAFDYFAEGNAIRRKGIDYDQARTRAEFEAMKATFDAGFFEKHKPSSIGDDTPIFVVGMPRSGTTLVEQIIASHPQVYGAGELSILKKAVGRQFPATMPGGFPWGVSDTGDSDFAEAGQAYLDMLHARYPNMRHVTDKMPGNFLLVGFIHMMMPKARIIHCARDAAATCLSIYKVHFRGDSHRYGYDLGELADFHNLYTDIMAHWHTVLPGVVHDVRYEDFVADQEGQTRALIAYLGLPWDDAALSFHETDRPVRTASAAQVRQPMYQGSVDLWKRYGDRLKPLLDRLD; encoded by the coding sequence GTGCAACAGGCGCTGCAACTGCATCAGGCCGGGCGCCGGCAAGAGGCTGAGACGATCTACCGGCAGGTGCTGGCGCGTCAGCCCAAGCACGCGGCCGCTGCACATTTCCTGGGACTGCTGCTGCACCAGACCGGGCGTAGCGAAGAAGGGCTGGATCTCATCGAACGGTCGGTGAGCATGCAGCCGACCAATCCCGATTTCCTCAACAATTTCGGTACGGTGATGCGCGACCTCGGCCGCCTTGCAGCGGCCATCGATTTCTTCCGCGGCGCGGTGGATCTGCGGCCGGACCAGCTCGCGGCGCGCGACAATCTCGGCTCGTCGCTGAAGCAGGTCGGCCAGTTCGAAGAGGCCGAAGAGATTTATCGCGGCACGGTTGCTCGCAACCCCTTCCATGTGCGCGCCCGCATCGGGCTTGCCGAAACCCTGCAGGAAGCCGGGCGGCTGGACGAGGCGCTGGCTGCCTTCGGCGAAGCGCTGGCGATACGCCCCAAGGATGCCGACCTGCTGCACGGGCTCGGCGTCGGGTTGATGGAAAAGGGCAAGCTCGACGAGGCGGCGGATCTGTTTCGGCAGGCGTTGGCGATCAACCCCGCCATGGCCACAGCCTGGCTGATGCTGACGCAGGTCAAGCGCCAGAAGGAACGTGACAGCGAACTGACCAGCATGGAGGCTCAGCATGCCAAGGCGCCGCAGGACAGCCTGTCGCGCATGCAGCTGTCCTTCGGTCTCGGCAAGGCCAATGACGATCTGAAGGATTATGGCCGGGCCTTCGACTATTTCGCCGAGGGCAATGCGATCCGCCGCAAGGGTATCGATTACGACCAGGCCAGGACGCGGGCCGAGTTCGAGGCGATGAAGGCAACCTTCGATGCCGGCTTCTTCGAGAAACACAAGCCCAGCTCAATCGGCGACGACACGCCGATCTTCGTCGTCGGCATGCCGCGCTCGGGCACGACGCTGGTCGAGCAGATCATTGCCAGCCATCCGCAGGTCTATGGCGCCGGCGAGCTCAGCATCTTGAAGAAGGCGGTCGGCAGGCAGTTCCCGGCGACCATGCCGGGTGGCTTCCCCTGGGGCGTATCGGATACCGGCGATTCGGATTTTGCCGAGGCAGGCCAAGCCTATCTTGACATGCTGCATGCCCGCTATCCGAACATGCGCCACGTCACCGACAAAATGCCGGGCAACTTCCTGCTTGTCGGCTTCATCCACATGATGATGCCGAAGGCCAGGATCATCCACTGCGCGCGCGATGCGGCGGCCACCTGCCTGTCGATCTACAAGGTGCATTTCCGCGGCGACAGTCACCGCTATGGCTACGATCTCGGCGAACTCGCCGACTTCCACAATCTCTACACCGACATCATGGCGCATTGGCACACGGTGCTGCCAGGCGTCGTGCACGATGTGCGCTATGAGGATTTCGTCGCCGACCAGGAAGGCCAGACGCGGGCGCTGATCGCCTATCTCGGCCTGCCTTGGGACGATGCGGCGCTGTCCTTCCACGAGACCGACCGGCCGGTGCGCACCGCATCCGCCGCGCAGGTGCGCCAGCCGATGTATCAGGGCTCGGTCGATCTTTGGAAGCGCTATGGTGACCGGCTGAAGCCGCTGCTGGATAGGCTAGATTAG
- a CDS encoding DUF1428 domain-containing protein — protein MSYVDGFVLAVPKAKLDDYKRLAHLTGPIWMEHGALAYVECIGDDVPYGELTSFPRAVQAKDDEIVVFSWAVYESRERRDAVMAKVMADPRLTPDWGPMPFDGKRMIFGGFQPFMEL, from the coding sequence ATGTCCTATGTCGATGGTTTTGTACTCGCCGTGCCCAAGGCGAAGCTCGATGACTACAAGAGGCTGGCCCACCTCACAGGCCCAATTTGGATGGAACACGGCGCGCTCGCCTATGTCGAATGTATCGGCGACGACGTCCCCTATGGCGAGTTGACCTCGTTTCCGCGTGCCGTTCAGGCAAAAGACGACGAGATCGTCGTCTTCTCCTGGGCCGTCTATGAATCGCGAGAGCGCCGCGATGCCGTCATGGCCAAGGTGATGGCCGACCCGCGCCTGACACCCGATTGGGGCCCCATGCCGTTCGACGGCAAGCGCATGATCTTCGGTGGCTTCCAGCCGTTCATGGAGCTTTGA